The Pseudomonas solani genome segment GCGAGAAGCCGGGGCACAACTTCGCCCTCAACTTCGATTTCGACAAGGTCCGCGCCGAGGACTACGACGCCCTGGTGGTACCCGGTGGCCGCTCCCCCGAATACCTGCGCCTGAACGCCCGGGTGATCGAGCTGGTGAAAGCCTTCGACGCGGCCAAGAAACCCATCGCCGCCGTCTGCCACGGCGCCCAGCTGCTGGCCGCCGCCGGTGTGCTCAAGGGCCGCGCCTGCAGCGCCTACCCGGCCTGCGGCCCGGAAGTGACCCTGGCCGGCGGCGAATACGTGGACATCCCGGTGGACCAGGCTCACGTCGACGGCCACCTGGTCACCGCCCCCGCCTGGCCGGCGCACCCGAGCTGGCTGGCGAAATTCCTCGAGGTGCTGGGCACCCGCATCACCCTGTGAGGGCGAGCCTGCGTTCCGGAGATCATTGGATTTCCGGGG includes the following:
- a CDS encoding DJ-1/PfpI family protein produces the protein MAAKKILMLVGDYVEDYETMVPFQALSMVGHTVHAVCPDKRAGQSVRTAIHDFEGDQTYSEKPGHNFALNFDFDKVRAEDYDALVVPGGRSPEYLRLNARVIELVKAFDAAKKPIAAVCHGAQLLAAAGVLKGRACSAYPACGPEVTLAGGEYVDIPVDQAHVDGHLVTAPAWPAHPSWLAKFLEVLGTRITL